A genomic stretch from Cryomorphaceae bacterium 1068 includes:
- a CDS encoding NAD kinase — MKIAIYGKPFQNELNNEIAGILDIIDKRGFEPVIYERYARFLNQEGYLKSGYQTFNREDVEIKDYCCLVSIGGDGTLLDTVTLVRDSNVPIVGLNAGRLGFISSLSVDELTEVLTCLENGDYEVDKRNLLQVETSRNVFGKLNFGLNEVTLHKKDTASMIKIETYVNNEFLNTYWADGLIISTPTGSTAYSLSCGGPIIVPGSENFVITPIAPHNLNVRPVVVSNNVTLKLRADGRTDNLLLAIDSRPETIFPNEEIKVSKSPFTISLLKPKGHTFLNTMRNKLAWGFDKRN, encoded by the coding sequence ATGAAAATCGCCATATACGGTAAACCATTTCAGAACGAACTCAATAATGAGATTGCAGGGATTCTCGACATCATAGACAAACGCGGGTTTGAGCCGGTGATCTACGAGAGATACGCTCGTTTTTTGAATCAAGAAGGCTATCTGAAATCGGGTTACCAGACATTCAACAGGGAAGATGTCGAAATCAAAGATTACTGCTGTCTGGTGAGCATAGGAGGCGATGGTACACTGCTGGATACAGTTACGCTAGTGAGAGATTCAAACGTCCCAATCGTAGGACTTAATGCAGGTAGGCTTGGATTTATATCAAGCCTGTCGGTAGATGAATTGACTGAAGTGCTAACCTGCTTGGAAAACGGAGACTACGAAGTAGACAAACGAAATCTGCTTCAAGTCGAAACGTCAAGAAACGTTTTTGGAAAACTGAATTTCGGATTAAATGAGGTTACCCTTCACAAGAAGGATACGGCCTCAATGATTAAAATCGAGACATACGTAAACAATGAATTCCTGAATACCTACTGGGCAGACGGACTAATTATCAGCACGCCCACAGGTTCGACAGCTTACAGTCTGAGTTGTGGTGGCCCCATTATTGTTCCCGGCTCCGAAAATTTTGTAATTACTCCCATTGCTCCTCACAACCTTAATGTGAGACCCGTGGTGGTTTCCAACAACGTCACCCTAAAATTACGAGCCGATGGAAGAACCGACAATTTACTACTAGCCATCGATAGCCGCCCTGAAACGATCTTCCCAAACGAGGAAATAAAAGTTTCAAAATCACCCTTCACCATCAGTCTTCTCAAACCCAAAGGGCACACTTTTCTCAATACTATGAGAAATAAACTGGCCTGGGGCTTTGATAAAAGAAACTAA
- a CDS encoding CBS domain-containing protein: MRAADLISDEIPTLDGSDNALFAMQLLDEFKMKQLPVVDGNEFLGLISDSAVMEIEDPEAHLKDCHRNLQMIYVQKDQHVYDMIRVASEFQLSAIPILDNENKYMGVVSIYCLVRELSHMASVMQPGGIVVLELNQTDYSLMEISQIVEGNDAKILSANVTSVPDSQKIELTLKLNLTNIDAIIQTFNRYDYIISASFHKSDFDEMIKDRYEELMRYINF; encoded by the coding sequence ATGAGAGCAGCAGATTTAATAAGTGATGAGATTCCTACCCTTGACGGTAGTGACAATGCGCTTTTTGCCATGCAACTCTTGGATGAGTTTAAGATGAAACAGTTACCCGTAGTGGATGGAAATGAATTCTTGGGATTGATTTCAGACAGTGCAGTGATGGAAATTGAAGACCCTGAAGCGCACCTAAAGGATTGCCATAGAAACTTGCAAATGATCTACGTACAAAAGGATCAGCACGTTTATGATATGATTCGAGTGGCTTCAGAGTTTCAGCTCAGTGCCATTCCGATTCTCGACAATGAGAACAAGTACATGGGTGTAGTGAGCATCTACTGTTTGGTTCGGGAACTCTCTCATATGGCTTCTGTAATGCAGCCCGGAGGTATTGTTGTTTTGGAATTGAATCAAACCGACTATTCCCTCATGGAAATTTCTCAAATTGTAGAGGGAAACGACGCAAAGATTTTAAGCGCTAATGTTACCTCAGTTCCCGATTCGCAAAAGATCGAGCTCACCCTTAAGCTCAACCTGACGAATATCGATGCGATTATCCAAACATTTAATCGCTACGACTACATTATCTCGGCTTCCTTTCATAAGTCAGACTTTGACGAAATGATCAAAGACCGCTACGAAGAATTAATGCGCTACATAAACTTCTAG
- a CDS encoding pyridoxine 5'-phosphate synthase, whose protein sequence is MTKLSVNINKFATLRNARGGNNPDLVKVAIDCQSFGAEGITIHPRPDERHITTQDVYNLKPIITTEYNIEGYPDERYIKLVADARPEQATLVPDPPDVLTSNAGWNTKKEKQLLQDAIGQLKESGSRVSIFVDPDPELAAAAKEAGADRIELYTEDYARGYKKNREEAIKPYIEAANAAHEAGLEINAGHDLDLENLRYFHLNIPSLSEVSIGHALVCDALYLGLENSIRLYLKELR, encoded by the coding sequence ATGACAAAACTAAGCGTCAATATCAACAAGTTTGCCACCCTAAGAAATGCACGGGGCGGTAATAATCCCGATTTGGTAAAAGTAGCAATCGACTGCCAGTCTTTCGGGGCTGAAGGAATTACCATTCATCCAAGACCTGATGAGCGCCACATCACAACTCAAGATGTATACAATCTAAAACCGATTATCACTACGGAGTATAACATCGAAGGGTATCCCGATGAGAGATATATAAAGCTAGTGGCTGATGCACGGCCCGAGCAAGCCACACTTGTTCCCGATCCGCCCGATGTCTTGACTTCCAATGCAGGCTGGAATACGAAAAAGGAGAAGCAGCTTCTTCAAGACGCTATTGGTCAGCTCAAAGAAAGCGGATCTCGGGTGAGCATTTTCGTCGATCCCGATCCTGAGTTGGCAGCTGCCGCCAAAGAAGCCGGTGCTGATAGGATTGAGCTTTATACCGAAGACTATGCTCGAGGGTATAAGAAGAATCGCGAGGAGGCCATTAAGCCATATATAGAAGCAGCGAATGCAGCACACGAAGCGGGTCTGGAAATCAATGCAGGTCATGACCTTGATCTGGAAAATCTACGGTATTTCCACCTCAATATTCCATCCTTGTCTGAGGTGTCCATTGGTCATGCGCTCGTATGTGATGCCCTTTACTTGGGATTGGAAAACTCCATCAGACTTTATTTAAAAGAATTGAGATGA
- a CDS encoding alpha/beta fold hydrolase: MKLAFRQMGSGEPLIILHGLFGSSDNWQTLGKQFAEDFSVYLVDQRNHGRSPHSDDFNYDLLAADLNKFMEDQEIDQSTLIGHSMGGKTVMRFAQIFPERVKKLVVADMGVKAYKPHHHDVLRAFQAINPDTLHSRSEAEERIESIIPEFGVRQFLLKNLYRKKEGGYGLRVNFQVMEEKMDRILEALPSEPSEVDALFIRGVKSNYVPDADFDQIRTIFPNAQFADLQAGHWLHAEKPKEFYTEVKKFVTK; this comes from the coding sequence ATGAAATTAGCTTTCCGACAAATGGGTTCGGGTGAGCCCTTGATCATTCTGCATGGTCTTTTTGGGTCGTCTGATAATTGGCAAACCTTGGGGAAACAGTTTGCTGAGGACTTTTCCGTTTACTTGGTCGATCAACGAAACCACGGGAGATCTCCCCATAGCGATGATTTCAATTACGACCTTCTGGCCGCAGATCTAAATAAGTTCATGGAAGACCAAGAGATTGATCAGTCGACATTGATTGGTCATAGTATGGGTGGCAAGACCGTCATGCGTTTTGCTCAGATCTTTCCCGAAAGGGTAAAAAAACTGGTGGTAGCTGATATGGGAGTCAAAGCCTACAAGCCTCATCACCACGATGTATTGCGCGCCTTTCAAGCCATCAATCCCGACACCTTGCACTCCCGATCGGAGGCCGAAGAGCGAATAGAGTCGATTATTCCTGAATTCGGGGTGCGTCAGTTTTTACTCAAGAATCTTTACCGCAAGAAAGAAGGTGGCTATGGGCTTCGTGTAAACTTTCAAGTAATGGAGGAAAAGATGGATCGAATTCTTGAGGCATTGCCCTCAGAACCATCTGAAGTCGATGCACTTTTTATTCGCGGAGTGAAATCAAACTACGTTCCCGATGCGGATTTTGATCAAATCAGAACGATATTTCCAAATGCTCAATTTGCTGATTTGCAAGCTGGGCACTGGCTTCACGCCGAAAAGCCCAAAGAATTTTATACCGAGGTAAAAAAATTTGTAACCAAGTGA
- a CDS encoding phospholipase D-like domain-containing protein yields MRILKSTFSASLVALSALAFGQENIADMRENYNVGQTATVTGIVTNGPELGSIRYIQDETAGVAIYPGFDWDNLDFVPQPGDEITVTGEITEFANLLEIGPDISSMVLESSGNQLPQPFEVTPNELDETFEGMLVQISGAVFAAGGSTFSSSTFNYEASEETGIIYVPSSSPLQGELIPLGEIELIGILSQFSFADPFSGYQLLPRTAEDFISDSNINFGSEVEQTNLSTTSFTLSWSTDVASSSGVEYGPTPDYGTIVTLEEAVADHVVNLVDLEPGTPYFCRVFSVNGEDTASATGTFSTVSESSGDIAVYFNRSVDTSVSTGVDAISLFNATDDTIIAQIDRAMTTLDMAGYNINSGTIVQALNNALDRGVAIRYIAEGQTANTALANLDDAIPVLERQNSTSSGMHNKFIIVDRNNVDSALVLTGSTNFTTGNLFTDPNNLIIIKDQSLARAYTIEFEEMWGGSGQMPDPGNSRFGELKFKNTPEKFIIGGKNIELYFSPSDNTTTAIAEAIETTEYDLEFALLLITNNILADAIVDAANLFVQPRGLVNDVNGTGSDFQYLLDEGINVISHEGFGQLHHKYGIIDHSQPDADPIVITGSHNWTSSAESVNDENTLIIHDATIANLFHQEFTARYNEVTLSTNEVAQTELKLFPNPTSDRVTLQFEGGGSAATVSIFSLDGKMIKQLNITAFNGSNGLVLDVSSLPAGLYILQYNEGNRMGTQRLAISK; encoded by the coding sequence ATGCGAATTCTAAAATCCACCTTTTCCGCATCTCTTGTAGCTCTTTCTGCTTTGGCCTTTGGCCAGGAAAACATTGCAGATATGCGAGAAAACTACAATGTAGGACAAACGGCAACCGTGACGGGAATCGTCACCAATGGCCCTGAACTTGGAAGCATCCGTTATATCCAAGATGAGACGGCAGGTGTTGCCATTTATCCCGGGTTTGATTGGGATAATCTAGATTTCGTGCCACAACCTGGTGATGAGATTACCGTAACGGGAGAAATTACCGAATTTGCAAACCTACTCGAAATCGGACCTGACATCTCATCAATGGTATTGGAAAGCAGCGGAAACCAGCTTCCACAGCCATTTGAGGTAACACCAAATGAACTCGACGAAACCTTTGAGGGAATGCTTGTGCAAATCTCGGGTGCGGTTTTCGCTGCTGGTGGTAGCACTTTCTCTAGCTCAACTTTCAACTATGAGGCCTCAGAAGAAACAGGAATCATTTACGTTCCTTCCAGCTCCCCTTTACAAGGTGAATTAATCCCACTTGGAGAAATTGAATTGATCGGAATTCTTTCACAATTCAGTTTTGCTGATCCTTTCAGTGGATATCAACTCCTACCCAGAACTGCGGAAGACTTCATCTCTGATAGCAATATCAACTTCGGTTCGGAGGTAGAGCAGACCAATCTTTCAACGACAAGCTTCACACTAAGCTGGAGCACGGATGTAGCATCAAGCAGCGGGGTGGAATACGGCCCCACTCCCGATTATGGTACTATTGTGACATTGGAGGAAGCCGTAGCAGATCACGTGGTGAATTTGGTGGACTTGGAGCCGGGAACGCCATACTTCTGTCGCGTTTTCTCCGTAAATGGAGAGGACACTGCCAGTGCAACAGGGACCTTTAGCACCGTTTCTGAATCTTCGGGAGATATTGCGGTGTACTTCAATCGCTCGGTTGACACTTCAGTTTCAACCGGAGTAGACGCTATTAGCCTTTTTAATGCTACCGATGACACCATCATTGCACAAATTGATCGGGCAATGACAACCCTTGATATGGCGGGATACAATATCAATAGCGGTACAATTGTGCAGGCTTTAAACAATGCCTTGGATCGAGGAGTAGCTATTCGCTACATCGCAGAAGGGCAAACGGCCAATACTGCTCTCGCCAACTTGGATGACGCCATTCCCGTGCTCGAAAGACAGAATTCTACGAGTAGTGGAATGCACAACAAGTTCATCATTGTTGATCGAAACAATGTGGATAGCGCGCTAGTGCTGACAGGATCAACTAATTTTACAACAGGAAATCTTTTTACGGATCCCAACAATCTGATCATTATTAAAGATCAATCCTTGGCCAGAGCCTACACCATCGAATTCGAAGAAATGTGGGGTGGATCAGGTCAGATGCCCGATCCTGGAAACTCGCGTTTCGGAGAGTTGAAGTTCAAGAACACGCCGGAGAAATTTATCATCGGAGGAAAGAATATTGAACTCTACTTCTCGCCCAGCGACAATACTACCACGGCCATTGCCGAAGCGATTGAAACCACCGAATACGATCTTGAATTTGCCTTACTATTGATTACTAATAATATCCTTGCCGATGCAATAGTGGACGCGGCAAATCTTTTTGTGCAACCAAGAGGATTGGTCAATGATGTAAACGGAACGGGGTCTGACTTCCAATACCTACTAGACGAAGGAATCAACGTGATTTCTCACGAAGGTTTCGGGCAGCTTCACCACAAGTATGGTATCATCGACCATAGCCAGCCCGATGCAGATCCTATCGTCATCACGGGTTCTCACAACTGGACATCTTCGGCCGAATCGGTTAATGATGAAAACACGTTGATCATCCACGATGCGACCATCGCCAATTTGTTTCACCAAGAGTTTACCGCTCGTTACAACGAAGTGACATTAAGTACCAACGAGGTAGCTCAAACTGAACTCAAGCTATTCCCTAACCCAACGTCAGATCGGGTAACTCTCCAATTTGAGGGTGGTGGAAGTGCAGCAACCGTTTCCATTTTCTCATTGGACGGAAAGATGATCAAGCAGTTGAACATTACTGCCTTTAATGGATCAAACGGATTAGTTCTCGACGTTTCCAGTCTACCTGCTGGACTATACATTTTGCAATACAACGAAGGGAACAGAATGGGAACTCAGCGATTGGCTATTTCGAAATAG
- a CDS encoding carboxypeptidase-like regulatory domain-containing protein — translation MKRGLISAILFILSWTLMAQDSGVIRGTLKDKGTGETLIGAAVVYADGKGVTTDIDGKYELTLSYGTYTLKASYVGYESIEKKVTVDSKFKQVDFALGTTTLREVEVVADLAIAEETPVAFSNITPKQIKQELGANDLPLLLNTTPGVYVSPTGGPDGGARVAIRGFQDRNITVMIDGIPINNMDNGNVFWANTFGIDGVLANMQVQRGMTSSRLAIPAIGGTINFITKSIENEESVYLRQDYGSFNTLRTSFGYNSGRLNKGWGFSLAGSFRKGDGFSEQQYREEYFYYGKVQKELGNHIVSVSALGSPVEYGVRQDRQKIATYDKDYAAGLFQGNNDLYNRLSSYNVVYQSLQYASVAERPVLQEQLSNLNEQYGWSEGEFFDIAADNNFIDTAGVISRGFRYNNHWGTLNGDIQNERVRNYHKPVFSVRDFWTINENLYLSNVVYYSYGRGGQTSRVPTLGYGDYDENLQVDFQTDYNTNTQPNIFGQLPLDTAISLTDLKSSIILRKTFDNHYWWGWLSTVDWTISERMTFAGGLDFRTYQSEQYREVDNLLGGDYYVPPADEFPFDRPFTSVSNASREGDRIQYYNDNLIRWGAFFTELKYNDNENWRAFVNLSGVVTGYKRIDYFNRRDIIVDGERFPNALAYDDVGFWNGSELIVAANSAAGATSSFNTVGDTTFVTNPSNNENEYGPAGTSSIVGAREIRYFDSESQVSEVPWKNIPGFTVKAGVSRSIEERHTVFINAGYISRTPRFRNVVELGRFNQFFINVENENISSAELGYGYRTYNFSVNVNGYYTYWENRPVDGGFGVFLPDRGIFVQSNLNEMDAIHMGLELSFKYVISEKLNLDGFASIGDWRWNSAKTVNFFDPQGRPIFEVGPNNRPTDELVEVSFDAKGVFVGDAPQTQIGLALQYDFMKNAYLKGRYVYFDKHYSNFDPLFLSDGNEGRQSWKIPGYGLTSIFAGYRFDFSKVSLDLNLIVENVFNVRYISDASNNEGDALVTANYLSGEATQAATQAFDANSASVYFGLPRTFSISLKATL, via the coding sequence GTGAAAAGAGGATTAATCAGTGCCATCCTGTTCATTCTTTCATGGACTTTAATGGCTCAGGATTCAGGAGTTATTCGTGGAACATTAAAGGATAAAGGAACCGGTGAAACCCTGATCGGTGCAGCGGTGGTATATGCCGATGGCAAAGGAGTTACTACAGATATCGATGGAAAATATGAGCTCACCCTCTCTTACGGTACGTATACATTGAAGGCAAGCTATGTGGGCTATGAATCTATCGAGAAAAAAGTAACTGTAGATAGCAAGTTCAAGCAGGTCGATTTTGCTCTGGGAACAACTACCCTTCGTGAGGTCGAAGTCGTTGCTGACCTTGCGATCGCTGAGGAAACACCCGTTGCCTTTTCAAACATCACTCCAAAACAAATAAAGCAAGAACTCGGTGCGAATGATCTGCCGCTTCTGCTCAATACTACACCAGGAGTTTATGTATCTCCAACGGGAGGTCCAGACGGCGGTGCCAGAGTAGCAATCAGGGGTTTTCAAGATCGGAATATCACCGTAATGATTGATGGTATTCCCATCAACAATATGGATAATGGAAACGTGTTTTGGGCAAACACTTTTGGAATAGACGGAGTACTTGCCAATATGCAAGTGCAAAGAGGTATGACTTCCTCGAGGTTGGCAATACCTGCGATTGGTGGAACCATCAACTTTATTACCAAGAGTATTGAAAACGAAGAGAGTGTCTACCTAAGACAAGATTACGGCTCATTCAATACCCTGAGAACTTCGTTTGGATATAACTCAGGGCGATTGAATAAAGGGTGGGGGTTCTCTTTGGCAGGTTCATTTAGAAAAGGAGACGGGTTTTCTGAGCAACAGTACAGAGAAGAGTACTTTTATTACGGTAAGGTTCAAAAAGAATTGGGCAATCACATTGTTTCTGTGAGCGCTTTGGGTTCTCCTGTCGAATACGGTGTAAGGCAGGATCGACAGAAAATTGCGACATATGACAAAGACTATGCAGCTGGATTATTCCAAGGAAACAACGATTTGTACAACCGTTTATCTTCATACAATGTGGTTTATCAAAGTCTGCAATACGCTAGTGTTGCTGAAAGACCAGTCCTTCAGGAACAACTTTCTAATCTAAATGAGCAGTACGGTTGGTCAGAAGGTGAATTCTTCGATATTGCTGCCGACAATAACTTTATCGATACTGCTGGAGTCATTTCAAGAGGTTTTCGATACAACAACCATTGGGGGACACTTAACGGGGACATCCAGAATGAAAGAGTTAGAAATTACCATAAGCCAGTTTTTTCTGTCCGAGACTTTTGGACAATAAATGAAAATCTCTATCTGTCCAACGTGGTTTATTACAGCTACGGAAGGGGTGGACAGACAAGTAGAGTGCCTACTCTAGGATATGGAGATTATGATGAGAATCTTCAAGTTGATTTTCAAACCGACTACAATACCAATACTCAGCCCAATATTTTTGGTCAACTGCCCCTTGATACTGCTATTTCTTTAACTGATTTGAAGAGTTCAATCATATTGAGAAAAACTTTTGACAACCATTATTGGTGGGGCTGGCTGTCCACCGTTGATTGGACGATTAGTGAAAGAATGACTTTTGCCGGTGGTCTCGATTTTAGGACTTACCAATCTGAGCAATATCGAGAAGTGGATAACCTACTTGGTGGCGATTACTATGTACCACCAGCAGACGAATTTCCCTTCGACAGACCATTTACTTCCGTTAGCAATGCCTCGAGAGAAGGTGATAGGATACAATATTACAACGATAACCTCATCCGCTGGGGAGCATTTTTTACTGAACTCAAGTACAATGACAACGAAAATTGGAGAGCTTTTGTCAATCTATCGGGGGTTGTTACTGGTTATAAGCGGATTGACTACTTCAATAGACGTGATATCATAGTAGATGGAGAGAGGTTTCCAAATGCCCTTGCATATGACGATGTAGGATTTTGGAATGGTAGTGAGCTTATAGTAGCTGCCAATAGTGCTGCGGGCGCGACGTCTTCATTTAACACTGTAGGAGATACTACTTTTGTAACGAATCCTTCTAATAATGAAAATGAATATGGGCCAGCCGGTACTTCCAGTATCGTTGGTGCAAGAGAAATTAGGTATTTTGATTCTGAATCTCAGGTATCTGAAGTTCCTTGGAAAAACATTCCGGGGTTCACAGTAAAGGCTGGTGTCAGTCGAAGTATAGAAGAGAGACACACCGTATTCATCAATGCGGGTTACATCAGCAGAACACCAAGATTTCGAAACGTTGTAGAATTAGGACGATTCAATCAGTTCTTTATCAATGTAGAAAATGAGAATATTAGCTCGGCGGAATTAGGCTACGGATATCGTACGTACAATTTTTCCGTGAATGTAAACGGTTATTATACATATTGGGAGAATCGACCGGTTGATGGAGGGTTTGGAGTTTTCCTTCCAGATAGAGGAATTTTCGTCCAGTCGAATCTAAACGAGATGGACGCTATTCATATGGGTTTAGAGTTAAGTTTTAAATATGTCATAAGCGAAAAGCTTAATCTTGATGGTTTTGCATCAATAGGAGATTGGAGATGGAACAGTGCAAAAACAGTTAACTTTTTTGATCCCCAAGGAAGACCCATATTTGAAGTAGGTCCAAATAACCGCCCAACAGATGAATTGGTCGAAGTCTCTTTCGATGCCAAAGGAGTTTTTGTTGGTGATGCACCTCAGACGCAGATAGGATTAGCCCTTCAGTATGATTTCATGAAGAATGCTTATTTGAAAGGTAGATACGTCTATTTCGATAAGCATTATTCAAACTTTGACCCGCTTTTTCTTAGTGATGGAAATGAAGGCCGACAATCATGGAAAATACCAGGATATGGATTGACATCAATCTTCGCAGGCTACAGATTCGACTTTAGCAAGGTTTCACTGGATCTGAATCTGATTGTTGAAAATGTATTCAATGTAAGGTATATTTCAGATGCCTCGAATAATGAAGGAGATGCCTTGGTTACAGCAAATTATCTCAGTGGGGAGGCAACGCAAGCTGCAACTCAAGCTTTTGATGCTAACTCAGCTTCGGTATACTTCGGCCTTCCCAGAACTTTCAGCATTTCCCTTAAGGCAACACTTTAA
- a CDS encoding lamin tail domain-containing protein, producing the protein MRTLLLSAAVIAASLSASAQCDRIFISEYVVGTGNNKAYELYNPTSEPIDLNGYILERWSNGQGSVTDQTDLSGTIEPYGTWVVANGQTEDIDLGGFISPACDPELQALADQLDNPYPAPTFMNGNDALVLVKYDETPPVFDVFGRPGEDPGIAWSAPDGTFITDNQTMVRKFDITGGITTIPTQFIPLADWDTLGTDVWSNLGIHDCACFPLSSGSQESVDVQIFPNPLVGNAPLTLTTNKNIKSIEVFDMTGRLIATEVKIVNAEQAEITFDNLPAGTYIVNVNMEGAVGFSTRFIKQ; encoded by the coding sequence ATGAGAACACTTCTACTTTCAGCAGCAGTAATTGCGGCTTCTTTATCTGCCTCGGCGCAGTGCGACAGAATTTTTATTTCTGAATACGTTGTTGGAACGGGCAACAACAAAGCTTATGAGCTTTACAATCCAACTTCAGAGCCCATTGACTTGAACGGATACATTCTCGAGAGATGGTCGAATGGTCAAGGTAGTGTAACGGACCAAACTGATTTATCAGGCACCATAGAGCCTTATGGAACTTGGGTAGTTGCTAATGGACAAACGGAAGATATTGATTTGGGTGGATTTATATCTCCAGCCTGCGATCCTGAATTGCAAGCACTGGCAGATCAATTGGACAACCCATATCCCGCACCGACTTTCATGAACGGAAACGATGCCTTGGTTTTAGTAAAATACGATGAAACCCCTCCGGTTTTTGATGTTTTTGGTAGACCAGGAGAAGATCCTGGAATTGCATGGTCTGCTCCTGACGGAACATTTATTACCGATAATCAAACCATGGTGAGAAAATTTGATATAACCGGAGGTATTACCACTATTCCGACACAGTTTATACCTCTTGCGGATTGGGATACTTTGGGAACCGATGTATGGAGCAATCTTGGAATTCACGACTGTGCTTGTTTCCCACTTAGCAGCGGTTCACAAGAATCAGTAGATGTTCAGATATTCCCTAACCCTTTAGTAGGAAACGCTCCATTGACGCTGACTACCAATAAGAACATCAAAAGCATAGAAGTATTTGACATGACCGGTCGCTTGATTGCTACTGAAGTAAAAATCGTCAATGCTGAACAAGCCGAAATTACTTTCGATAACCTTCCTGCAGGAACTTACATTGTTAATGTAAATATGGAAGGCGCCGTAGGATTTTCGACGCGATTCATAAAGCAGTAA